A stretch of Allostreptomyces psammosilenae DNA encodes these proteins:
- a CDS encoding ATP-dependent DNA helicase — translation MSEPSTRDLLATAVEAVGGTERPGQLAMAEAVADAIASGEHLLVQAGTGTGKSLAYLVPALAHGDRVVIATATIALQRQLVERDLPRTVTALRGSLRRTPEFAMLKGRGNYLCLHRLHEGAPDDEQDALLDRAEVTTGATSKLGKDLLRLRDWADDTETGDRDDLTPGVSDRAWSQVSVTSRECLGASRCPYGAECFAEAARERAKLADVVVTNHALLAIDAIENAPVLPEHDVLIVDEAHELVSRVTGVATAELTSGAANRAVRRSVKLANGTAVDAMQSAVDQFTGLMEIAQPGRLTELPEDLAWCLAALRDGCRAVITSLGEVRDRGVSDEDAARKQALASVENVHETVERVLSRSPYDVVWIERHDRFGATLRVAPLTVAGLLREGLFGKRRVVLTSATLKLGGDFEPVATSVGLFASDRLSEDGGDGGAQSPAAAPAAEPAAGGEGEEEVVPAPWRGIDVGSPFDYPKQGILYVARHLPQPGRDGPAPAMLDELAELIEAAGGRTLGLFSSMRGAQAAAEAMRERLDHRVLLQGEDTLGELIRTFAQDAGTCLFGTLSLWQGVDVPGSACQLVVMDRIPFPRPDDPLMSARQRAVEEAGGNGFMAVAARHAALLMAQGAGRLVRSAGDRGVVAVLDPRLATARYRGFLRSSMPDFWYTENPRQVRSSLAAINASAPPPLPVAPRSTADPLGVG, via the coding sequence ATGAGTGAACCCAGCACCCGCGATCTGCTCGCCACCGCCGTCGAGGCCGTCGGAGGTACCGAGCGCCCCGGCCAGCTCGCGATGGCCGAGGCCGTCGCGGACGCCATCGCCTCCGGCGAGCACCTGCTCGTCCAGGCCGGCACCGGCACGGGCAAGTCCCTCGCCTATCTCGTCCCGGCCCTGGCGCACGGCGACCGCGTCGTGATCGCCACGGCGACCATCGCGCTGCAGCGCCAGCTCGTCGAGCGGGATCTGCCCCGCACGGTCACCGCCCTGCGGGGCAGCCTGCGCCGCACCCCGGAGTTCGCCATGCTCAAGGGGCGCGGCAACTACCTGTGCCTGCACCGGCTGCACGAGGGGGCGCCGGACGACGAGCAGGACGCCCTGCTGGACCGCGCCGAGGTGACCACCGGGGCGACCAGCAAGCTCGGCAAGGACCTGCTGCGGCTGCGCGACTGGGCCGACGACACCGAGACCGGCGACCGCGACGACCTCACCCCCGGGGTCTCCGACCGGGCCTGGTCACAGGTGTCGGTGACCTCCCGGGAGTGCCTGGGCGCCTCCCGCTGCCCCTACGGCGCGGAGTGCTTCGCCGAGGCGGCCCGGGAGCGCGCCAAGCTGGCCGACGTCGTGGTGACCAACCACGCGCTGCTGGCCATCGACGCGATCGAGAACGCCCCGGTGCTGCCGGAGCACGACGTGCTGATCGTGGACGAGGCGCACGAACTGGTCTCCCGGGTCACCGGCGTGGCGACCGCCGAGCTGACCTCGGGGGCCGCGAACCGGGCGGTGCGCCGGTCGGTGAAGCTGGCCAACGGCACCGCCGTGGACGCCATGCAGTCGGCGGTGGACCAGTTCACCGGCCTGATGGAGATTGCGCAGCCGGGGCGGCTGACCGAGCTGCCGGAGGACCTGGCCTGGTGCCTGGCGGCGCTGCGGGACGGCTGCCGCGCGGTGATCACCTCGCTGGGCGAGGTGCGGGACCGCGGCGTCTCCGACGAGGACGCGGCCCGCAAGCAGGCGCTGGCCTCCGTGGAGAACGTCCACGAGACGGTGGAGCGGGTGCTGAGCCGCTCGCCCTACGACGTGGTGTGGATCGAGCGGCACGACCGCTTCGGCGCGACGCTGCGGGTGGCGCCGCTGACCGTGGCCGGCCTGCTGCGCGAGGGCCTGTTCGGGAAGCGCCGGGTGGTGCTCACCTCCGCCACGCTGAAGCTGGGCGGCGACTTCGAGCCGGTGGCCACCTCGGTGGGCCTGTTCGCCTCCGACCGGCTGTCGGAGGACGGCGGGGACGGCGGCGCCCAGTCGCCGGCGGCGGCGCCCGCGGCCGAGCCGGCCGCCGGGGGAGAGGGGGAGGAGGAGGTCGTCCCGGCGCCCTGGCGGGGCATCGACGTCGGTTCGCCGTTCGACTACCCGAAGCAGGGCATCCTCTACGTGGCCCGGCACCTGCCGCAGCCGGGCCGTGACGGACCGGCGCCGGCGATGCTGGACGAGCTCGCCGAGCTGATCGAGGCGGCCGGCGGGCGCACCCTGGGGCTGTTCTCCTCCATGCGGGGCGCCCAGGCGGCCGCCGAGGCCATGCGGGAGCGGCTGGACCACCGGGTGCTGCTCCAGGGCGAGGACACCCTCGGCGAGCTGATCCGGACGTTCGCGCAGGACGCCGGCACCTGTCTGTTCGGCACCCTGTCGCTGTGGCAGGGGGTGGACGTTCCGGGCTCGGCCTGCCAGCTGGTGGTGATGGACCGCATCCCCTTCCCGCGTCCGGACGATCCGCTGATGAGCGCCCGGCAGCGCGCGGTGGAGGAGGCCGGCGGCAACGGGTTCATGGCGGTGGCGGCGCGGCACGCCGCGCTGCTGATGGCCCAGGGGGCGGGCCGGCTGGTGCGTTCGGCGGGGGACCGCGGTGTGGTGGCCGTGCTGGACCCGCGGCTGGCCACGGCGCGCTACCGGGGCTTCCTGCGGTCCTCCATGCCGGACTTCTGGTACACGGAGAACCCGCGCCAGGTGCGCTCCTCGCTGGCCGCCATCAACGCCTCGGCGCCGCCGCCGCTGCCGGTCGCGCCGCGTTCCACCGCGGATCCGCTCGGCGTGGGGTGA
- the nrdR gene encoding transcriptional regulator NrdR, with protein MHCPFCKHPDSRVVDSRTADDGAAIRRRRQCQHCGRRFTTIETATLTVIKRSGVTEAFSRDKVIAGVRKACQGRPVTEDALAVLGHRVEEALRATGSAELTAHDVGLAILGPLKELDLVAYLRFASVYQAFDTLDDFEAAIAELRATRPDPHGPPPAGTGGTRPAPAAG; from the coding sequence ATGCACTGCCCCTTCTGCAAGCACCCCGACAGCCGCGTGGTCGACAGCCGCACCGCCGACGACGGGGCCGCCATCCGCCGCCGCCGCCAGTGCCAGCACTGCGGCCGGCGCTTCACCACCATCGAGACCGCCACCCTCACCGTCATCAAGCGCAGCGGCGTCACCGAGGCCTTCAGCCGCGACAAGGTGATCGCCGGCGTCCGCAAGGCCTGCCAGGGCCGGCCGGTGACCGAGGACGCCCTGGCCGTGCTCGGCCACCGCGTCGAGGAGGCGCTCCGCGCCACCGGCAGCGCCGAACTGACCGCCCACGACGTGGGCCTGGCGATACTCGGCCCGCTGAAGGAACTCGACCTCGTCGCCTACCTTCGCTTCGCCTCCGTCTACCAGGCGTTCGACACCCTCGACGACTTCGAGGCCGCCATCGCGGAACTCCGCGCCACCCGGCCCGACCCCCACGGACCACCCCCCGCCGGAACCGGCGGCACCCGGCCCGCGCCCGCCGCCGGCTGA
- a CDS encoding lysine N(6)-hydroxylase/L-ornithine N(5)-oxygenase family protein has product MTTPPPDRPTTPPAAPPTTADTHHPVHDIVGIGIGPFNLSLAALADAVPDLDCLFLDARDTFRWHHGLMLDGARLQVPFLADLVSLVDPTSRWSFLNYLRQHDRLFPFYFAERLHPTRREYDDYCRWVAHSLPTCRFGRTVTAVHRHDSHTFRVEYRPTTGGPVRTCFTRNVVLGIGTAPTVPDTLRPLLGPRVWHAADHLGRRAELDGAADITVLGSGQSGAEIFLDLLRTHGNAEKPTGPATPTLTDDPGRPGTPAHPGAEPTDAPAGPRLRWLTRTRAFAPMEYSKLGLEHFTPDHTRHFHGLPQAVRDRLLPTQWQLYKAASADTLADIHDALYDLGTGGATPRAELLPDTEVTGAHREDDTLAGALVLDCRNGTTGARFQIRTDALVLATGFAAPTPEPLAPIDELIRRDDAGRLRVGLDHRVELRPLTDAGLYVQNAELHTHGVGTPDLGLGAWRAATILHAVTGRRLHRLPARTAFTTFGPPPQARHL; this is encoded by the coding sequence ATGACCACACCCCCGCCCGACCGCCCCACCACCCCGCCCGCCGCCCCACCCACCACCGCGGACACCCACCACCCGGTCCACGACATCGTCGGCATCGGCATCGGCCCCTTCAACCTCTCCCTCGCCGCCCTCGCCGACGCCGTCCCCGACCTCGACTGCCTCTTCCTCGACGCCCGGGACACCTTCCGCTGGCACCACGGCCTCATGCTCGACGGCGCCCGCCTCCAGGTCCCCTTCCTCGCTGACCTGGTCTCCCTCGTCGACCCCACCAGCCGCTGGTCCTTCCTCAACTACCTCCGCCAGCACGACCGGCTCTTCCCCTTCTACTTCGCCGAACGCCTCCACCCCACCCGGCGCGAGTACGACGACTACTGCCGCTGGGTCGCCCACTCCCTGCCCACCTGCCGCTTCGGACGCACCGTCACCGCCGTCCACCGACACGACTCCCACACCTTCCGCGTCGAGTACCGCCCCACCACCGGCGGCCCGGTGCGCACCTGCTTCACCCGCAACGTCGTCCTCGGCATCGGCACCGCCCCCACCGTCCCGGACACCCTGCGCCCCCTGCTCGGCCCCCGGGTCTGGCACGCCGCCGACCACCTCGGCCGGCGCGCCGAACTCGACGGCGCCGCCGACATCACCGTCCTCGGCTCCGGACAGTCCGGCGCCGAGATCTTCCTCGACCTGCTGCGCACCCACGGCAACGCCGAGAAACCCACCGGACCCGCCACCCCCACCCTCACCGACGACCCCGGCCGACCCGGCACCCCCGCCCACCCCGGCGCCGAACCCACCGACGCCCCCGCCGGCCCACGCCTGCGCTGGCTCACCCGCACCCGCGCCTTCGCCCCCATGGAGTACTCCAAGCTCGGCCTGGAGCACTTCACCCCCGACCACACCCGGCACTTCCACGGCCTGCCCCAGGCCGTCCGCGACCGCCTGCTGCCCACCCAGTGGCAGCTGTACAAGGCCGCCAGCGCCGACACCCTCGCCGACATCCACGACGCCCTCTACGACCTCGGCACCGGCGGCGCCACCCCGCGCGCCGAGCTCCTCCCCGACACCGAGGTCACCGGAGCCCACCGCGAGGACGACACCCTCGCCGGCGCGCTCGTCCTGGACTGCCGCAACGGCACCACCGGGGCCCGCTTCCAGATCCGCACCGACGCCCTCGTGCTGGCCACCGGGTTCGCCGCCCCCACCCCGGAGCCCCTGGCCCCGATCGACGAACTCATCCGCCGCGACGACGCCGGACGCCTCCGCGTCGGCCTCGACCACCGCGTCGAACTGCGCCCGCTCACCGACGCCGGCCTGTACGTCCAGAACGCCGAACTCCACACCCACGGCGTGGGCACCCCCGACCTCGGCCTCGGCGCCTGGCGCGCCGCCACAATCCTCCACGCCGTCACCGGCCGCCGACTGCACCGCCTGCCCGCCCGCACCGCCTTCACCACCTTCGGGCCGCCACCCCAGGCCCGCCACCTCTGA
- a CDS encoding IucA/IucC family protein — protein sequence MTVPAHLTAEHFARASRALVAKAIAEFSYEELLTPTPDPDDPTGHLLQPAPGVSYRFRATRHAYGSWRVDRHSLRRHPEDSIDLATFLADTRDALGLDGDTAGHLYRELCNTLLADTRLVATTPPVQTLADLDYAELEGHQSGHPWLVANKGRLGFSAHDTDLWAPEARRPVRLPWIAVHRDLAEYRGTGPLADPATLLAGQLDPAVLQRFRSELTSRSLNPADYHWLPVHPWHWDTTVLPLFAADIAAGRIVPLGEAGDTWLPQQSIRTFLNTSRPDRLSVKLPLRILNTLVWRGLPTERTQAAPAVTAWIQGLCEGDPFLRDHCRVVLLGEVASVTVRHAHLESVPGVPYQYRELLGAIWREPVATRLDTTERARTLACLLQTDGAGRSLAAHLISRSGMTAGEWVRRLLGATLPPLLHFLYRYGVVFSPHGENAIVLFDEHDVPTRLAVKDFVDDVNISAKPLPELDDLPEEVAGVLLREEPDYLCQFLHAGFFVGVLRYLAPLLEEQHGLPEREFWSLVRAEITDHQARFPELADRFTTFDLLTPWIDRLCLNRNRLLLDGYRDSPTRPHVAAHGRVRNPLAPPGRGE from the coding sequence ATGACCGTCCCCGCCCACCTCACCGCCGAGCACTTCGCCCGGGCCAGCCGCGCCCTGGTCGCCAAGGCCATCGCCGAGTTCTCCTACGAGGAACTCCTCACCCCCACCCCCGACCCCGACGACCCCACCGGCCACCTGCTCCAGCCGGCCCCCGGCGTCAGCTACCGCTTCCGCGCCACCCGGCACGCCTACGGCAGCTGGCGCGTCGACCGGCACTCGCTACGCCGCCACCCGGAGGACTCCATAGACCTCGCCACCTTCCTCGCCGACACCCGGGACGCCCTCGGCCTGGACGGCGACACCGCCGGCCACCTGTACCGGGAGCTGTGCAACACCCTGCTCGCCGACACCCGGCTGGTCGCCACCACCCCACCCGTGCAGACCCTCGCCGACCTCGACTACGCCGAGCTGGAGGGCCACCAGAGCGGCCACCCCTGGCTCGTGGCCAACAAGGGCCGCCTCGGGTTCTCCGCCCACGACACCGACCTGTGGGCCCCCGAGGCCCGCCGACCCGTCCGGCTGCCCTGGATCGCCGTCCACCGCGACCTCGCCGAGTACCGCGGCACCGGCCCGCTCGCCGACCCCGCCACCCTGCTCGCCGGCCAACTCGACCCCGCCGTGCTGCAACGTTTCCGCAGCGAGCTGACCAGCCGCTCCCTCAACCCGGCCGACTACCACTGGCTCCCCGTGCACCCCTGGCACTGGGACACCACGGTCCTGCCGCTCTTCGCCGCCGACATCGCCGCCGGACGCATCGTCCCGCTCGGCGAGGCCGGCGACACCTGGCTGCCCCAGCAGTCCATCCGCACCTTCCTCAACACCAGCCGCCCGGACCGGCTCAGCGTCAAACTCCCGCTGCGGATCCTCAACACCCTCGTCTGGCGCGGCCTGCCCACCGAACGCACCCAGGCCGCCCCGGCCGTCACCGCCTGGATCCAGGGCCTGTGCGAGGGCGACCCCTTCCTCCGCGACCACTGCCGCGTCGTCCTGCTCGGCGAGGTCGCCTCGGTCACCGTCCGCCACGCCCACCTGGAGTCCGTGCCCGGCGTGCCCTACCAGTACCGGGAACTGCTCGGCGCCATCTGGCGCGAGCCCGTGGCCACCCGGCTCGACACCACCGAGCGCGCCCGCACCCTGGCCTGCCTGCTGCAGACCGACGGAGCCGGCCGCTCGCTGGCCGCCCACCTGATCAGCCGCTCCGGGATGACCGCGGGCGAGTGGGTGCGCCGGCTGCTCGGCGCCACGCTGCCGCCCCTGCTGCACTTCCTCTACCGCTACGGCGTCGTCTTCTCCCCGCACGGCGAGAACGCCATCGTGCTGTTCGACGAGCACGACGTGCCCACCCGACTGGCCGTCAAGGACTTCGTCGACGACGTCAACATCAGCGCCAAGCCGCTGCCCGAACTCGACGACCTCCCCGAGGAGGTGGCCGGCGTGCTGCTGCGCGAGGAACCCGACTACCTGTGCCAGTTCCTGCACGCCGGGTTCTTCGTCGGGGTGCTGCGCTACCTCGCCCCCCTGCTCGAGGAGCAGCACGGGCTGCCCGAGCGGGAGTTCTGGTCCCTGGTCCGCGCGGAGATCACCGACCACCAGGCCCGCTTCCCGGAGCTCGCCGACCGCTTCACCACCTTCGACCTGCTCACCCCCTGGATCGACCGGCTCTGCCTGAACCGCAACCGCCTGCTGCTGGACGGCTACCGGGACAGCCCGACCCGCCCGCACGTGGCCGCCCACGGCCGGGTCCGCAACCCGCTGGCCCCACCGGGGCGGGGCGAGTAG
- a CDS encoding IucA/IucC family protein produces the protein MRQPAPTRAQTATTDGAPRPPQPDPLLHPDPAHAAHAAAIEHLLRCWTRETDTPRPHDDVLTIRTPDGRTELRAPLRHWSRSGWHRFDPPVLHHTDTGHTHHPAPTEVAALLSACAATHGGATPDGHPAPAPAAGDAHATADLLARVADSTRVVTQILTARRRDPAPPTTDLFLTAEQSLLLGHPLHPAPKSRDDLDPASTAAWSPELRGSFPLHWFAVHHDLVATDSAAELPATELLARHAAAPATPPGTLPLPAHPWQATHLADRPEWARLIDDGLLRPLGPAGPHWHPTSSVRTVHRSGQPWMLKLSLGLRITNSRRENLRKELHRGTEVHRLLETGLARRWHAAHPRFDIVRDPAWIGVDHPNTADTPDTARPGPLDTVLRANPFAPTDDVTCVAALVAENPLPDDPAGGRSRLAALLHRLAARSGRPVPQVATEWFLRYLATVVAPVVWLDGHAGIALEAHQQNTLVLLDPDGWPNGGRYRDNQGYYFRASAADRLDAALPGIGGHSDTFVEDPVVDERFAYYLGINNILGLVGALGSQRLADEDTLLAAARDALRSLTPTGSPLPALLLERPTLRCKANLLTRLGGLDELVGPVHSQSVYVTIGNPLHAAPDHP, from the coding sequence ATGAGACAGCCCGCCCCCACCCGCGCCCAGACCGCCACCACCGACGGCGCCCCCCGGCCGCCCCAGCCGGACCCCCTCCTGCACCCCGACCCCGCCCACGCCGCCCACGCCGCCGCCATCGAACACCTGCTGCGCTGCTGGACCCGCGAGACCGACACCCCCCGCCCGCACGACGACGTCCTCACCATCCGCACACCCGACGGCCGCACCGAACTCCGCGCCCCGCTACGCCACTGGTCCCGCAGCGGATGGCACCGCTTCGACCCGCCCGTCCTCCACCACACCGACACCGGGCACACCCACCACCCCGCCCCCACCGAGGTCGCCGCCCTGCTCAGCGCCTGCGCCGCCACCCACGGCGGCGCCACACCCGACGGCCACCCCGCCCCCGCCCCCGCCGCCGGCGACGCCCACGCCACCGCCGACCTCCTCGCCCGCGTCGCCGACTCCACCCGCGTGGTCACCCAGATCCTCACCGCACGCCGCCGCGACCCCGCCCCGCCCACCACCGACCTCTTCCTCACCGCCGAACAGTCCCTCCTCCTCGGCCACCCCCTGCACCCCGCCCCCAAGAGCCGCGACGACCTCGACCCCGCCTCCACCGCCGCCTGGTCCCCCGAACTGCGCGGCTCCTTCCCCCTGCACTGGTTCGCCGTCCACCACGACCTCGTCGCCACCGACTCCGCCGCCGAACTCCCCGCCACCGAACTCCTCGCCCGCCACGCCGCCGCGCCCGCCACACCCCCCGGAACCCTCCCGCTGCCCGCCCACCCCTGGCAGGCCACCCACCTCGCCGACCGGCCCGAATGGGCCCGGCTCATCGACGACGGCCTGCTGCGCCCCCTCGGACCGGCCGGCCCGCACTGGCACCCCACCTCCTCCGTGCGCACCGTCCACCGCAGCGGCCAGCCCTGGATGCTCAAGCTCTCCCTCGGCCTGCGCATCACCAACAGCCGCCGCGAGAACCTCCGCAAGGAACTCCACCGCGGCACCGAGGTGCACCGCCTCCTGGAAACCGGACTCGCCCGCCGCTGGCACGCCGCCCACCCCCGCTTCGACATCGTCCGCGACCCCGCCTGGATCGGCGTCGACCACCCCAACACCGCCGACACGCCCGACACCGCCCGCCCCGGCCCGCTCGACACCGTCCTGCGCGCCAACCCCTTCGCCCCCACCGACGACGTCACCTGCGTCGCCGCCCTCGTCGCGGAGAACCCCCTGCCCGACGACCCCGCGGGCGGCCGCTCCCGCCTAGCCGCCCTCCTGCACCGCCTCGCCGCCCGCTCCGGCCGCCCCGTCCCACAGGTCGCCACCGAGTGGTTCCTGCGCTACCTCGCCACCGTCGTCGCCCCCGTCGTCTGGCTCGACGGCCACGCCGGCATCGCCCTCGAAGCCCACCAGCAGAACACCCTCGTCCTGCTCGACCCCGACGGCTGGCCCAACGGCGGGCGCTACCGCGACAACCAGGGCTACTACTTCCGCGCCTCCGCCGCCGACCGCCTCGACGCCGCCCTGCCCGGCATCGGCGGCCACAGCGACACCTTCGTCGAGGACCCGGTCGTCGACGAGCGCTTCGCCTACTACCTCGGCATCAACAACATCCTCGGACTCGTCGGCGCCCTCGGCTCCCAGCGCCTCGCCGACGAGGACACCCTCCTCGCCGCCGCCCGCGACGCCCTCAGATCCCTCACCCCCACCGGCTCCCCCCTCCCCGCCCTCCTCCTGGAACGCCCCACCCTGCGCTGCAAGGCCAACCTGCTCACCCGCCTCGGCGGCCTCGACGAACTCGTCGGCCCCGTCCACAGCCAGTCCGTCTACGTCACCATCGGCAACCCCCTGCACGCCGCGCCGGACCACCCATGA
- a CDS encoding GNAT family N-acetyltransferase encodes MTHHDPHDPTHHHPAPPATPTPGDAAHALRPVTDWGPIPTPHGTFRLRPVDLDHDLPTLTRWMNDPAVDAFWQLAGPCATTRDHVARQHAGGARSLPCVGELDGTPIGYWEVYRADLDPLARHYPAHPGDIGLHLLLGTARRRGRGLGGTLLRALADRLLDLHPHAPRVLAEPDVTNTPSVAAFLHAGFRLAAELTLPDKTAALMTRERHLRHLL; translated from the coding sequence ATGACCCACCACGACCCCCACGACCCCACCCACCACCATCCGGCCCCACCCGCAACGCCCACCCCCGGCGACGCCGCCCACGCCCTGCGGCCCGTCACCGACTGGGGCCCCATCCCCACCCCCCACGGCACCTTCCGGCTGCGCCCCGTCGACCTCGACCACGACCTGCCCACCCTCACCCGCTGGATGAACGACCCCGCCGTCGACGCCTTCTGGCAACTCGCCGGGCCCTGCGCCACCACCCGCGACCACGTGGCCCGACAGCACGCCGGCGGCGCACGGAGCCTGCCCTGCGTCGGCGAACTCGACGGCACCCCCATCGGCTACTGGGAGGTCTACCGCGCCGACCTCGACCCCCTCGCCCGCCACTACCCGGCACACCCCGGCGACATCGGCCTGCACCTGCTGCTCGGCACCGCCCGCCGACGCGGCCGCGGACTCGGCGGCACCCTGCTGCGCGCCCTCGCCGACCGACTCCTCGACCTGCACCCCCACGCGCCCCGCGTGCTCGCCGAACCCGACGTCACCAACACCCCCTCCGTCGCCGCGTTCCTGCACGCCGGCTTCCGCCTCGCCGCCGAACTCACCCTCCCCGACAAGACCGCCGCCCTGATGACCCGGGAGCGCCACCTGCGCCACCTGCTGTGA
- the lexA gene encoding transcriptional repressor LexA, with protein MVRSLPGRPPGVRNDTSGLTERQRKVIDVIRDSVQRRGYPPSMREIGQAVGLSSTSSVAHQLMALERKGYLRRDPHRPRAYEVRGLEPQRTAPEVDEPGRPSTSYVPVVGRIAAGGPILAEQSVEDVFPLPKQVVGEGELFLLKVVGDSMVEAAICDGDWVTVRRQPTADNGDIVAAMLDGEATVKRYRLQDGHVWLMPHNAAYEPIPGDGATVLGKVVAVLRRV; from the coding sequence ATGGTCCGCTCTCTGCCAGGCCGTCCACCAGGCGTCCGCAATGACACCTCCGGCCTCACCGAACGCCAGCGCAAAGTCATCGACGTCATCAGGGACTCCGTCCAGCGCCGCGGTTACCCGCCCTCCATGCGTGAAATCGGCCAGGCGGTGGGCCTGTCCAGCACCTCCTCGGTGGCCCACCAGCTGATGGCCCTCGAACGCAAGGGCTACCTGCGCCGCGACCCGCACCGCCCCCGGGCCTACGAGGTGCGCGGGCTGGAGCCGCAGCGCACCGCCCCCGAGGTGGACGAGCCGGGCCGCCCCTCGACCTCCTACGTGCCCGTGGTGGGCCGGATCGCCGCCGGCGGGCCGATCCTCGCCGAGCAGTCCGTCGAGGACGTCTTCCCCCTGCCCAAGCAGGTCGTCGGCGAAGGGGAGCTGTTCCTGCTGAAGGTCGTCGGCGACTCCATGGTCGAGGCGGCCATCTGCGACGGCGACTGGGTCACCGTCCGCCGCCAGCCGACCGCCGACAACGGCGACATCGTCGCCGCGATGCTGGACGGCGAGGCCACCGTCAAGCGCTACCGGCTCCAGGACGGCCACGTCTGGCTGATGCCGCACAACGCCGCCTACGAACCCATCCCCGGCGACGGCGCCACCGTGCTGGGCAAGGTCGTGGCGGTGCTGCGCCGCGTCTGA